From Streptomyces griseorubiginosus, one genomic window encodes:
- a CDS encoding magnesium transporter MgtE N-terminal domain-containing protein — protein MAAGAPRIFVSHLAGVAVFDPNGDQVGRVRDLVVVLRVGRRPPRVLGLVVELSTRRRIFLPMTRVTSIESGQVITTGVLNVRRFEQRPTERLVFGELLDRRVTLVEHGEQVTVLDISVQHLPARRDWEIDRVFVRKGGKGGAFRRKGETLTVEWSAVTGFTLEEQGQGAESLLATFEQLRAADLANVLHHLSAKRRAEVAAALDDDRLADVLEELPEDDQIEILGKLKEERAADVLEAMDPDDAADLLSELPPEEQERLLSLMQPGDAADMRRLMAYEEHTAGGLMTTEPIVLRPDATVADALARVRNPDLSPALAAQVYVCRAPDETPTGKYLGTVHFQRLLRDPPYTLVSSLVDDDLQALDPDATLPVIAGFFATYDMVAAPVVDDSGSLLGAVTVDDVLDHMLPEDWRETEFDAEGAAHHDA, from the coding sequence ATGGCAGCGGGAGCCCCCCGGATCTTCGTCTCGCATCTCGCGGGCGTCGCCGTCTTCGATCCCAACGGCGACCAGGTGGGCCGCGTACGCGATCTGGTCGTCGTGCTGCGCGTCGGGCGCAGGCCGCCCCGGGTGCTCGGCCTGGTCGTCGAACTGTCCACGCGGCGCCGCATCTTCCTGCCCATGACCCGGGTGACGAGCATCGAGTCGGGCCAGGTCATCACCACCGGCGTGCTCAACGTCCGGCGCTTCGAGCAACGCCCCACCGAGCGCCTGGTCTTCGGCGAACTGCTGGACCGGCGGGTCACGCTCGTGGAGCACGGCGAGCAGGTCACCGTGCTCGACATCTCGGTGCAGCACCTGCCGGCCCGCCGGGACTGGGAGATCGACCGGGTCTTCGTGCGCAAGGGGGGCAAGGGCGGGGCGTTCCGGCGCAAGGGCGAGACGCTGACGGTCGAGTGGTCCGCCGTCACCGGCTTCACGCTGGAGGAGCAGGGACAGGGCGCCGAGAGCCTGCTGGCCACCTTCGAGCAGCTGCGCGCGGCCGACCTCGCCAACGTCCTGCACCACCTCTCCGCCAAGCGGCGCGCGGAGGTGGCGGCCGCGCTCGACGACGACCGCCTGGCCGACGTGCTGGAAGAGCTCCCCGAGGACGACCAGATCGAGATCCTCGGCAAGCTGAAGGAGGAGCGGGCCGCCGACGTCCTGGAGGCCATGGACCCGGACGACGCGGCCGACCTGCTCTCCGAGCTCCCCCCGGAGGAGCAGGAGCGGCTGCTGAGCCTGATGCAGCCGGGCGACGCGGCCGACATGCGGCGCCTGATGGCCTACGAGGAGCACACGGCCGGCGGTCTGATGACGACGGAACCGATCGTCCTACGGCCGGACGCGACCGTCGCCGACGCGCTCGCCCGCGTCCGCAACCCCGACCTGTCCCCCGCGCTCGCCGCCCAGGTGTACGTGTGCCGGGCACCCGACGAGACCCCGACCGGCAAGTACCTCGGCACGGTCCATTTCCAGCGGCTCCTGCGGGACCCCCCGTACACCCTGGTCAGCTCGCTCGTCGACGACGACCTCCAGGCCCTCGACCCGGACGCGACCCTGCCGGTCATCGCCGGGTTCTTCGCGACGTACGACATGGTCGCGGCGCCCGTGGTCGACGACTCGGGCTCGCTGCTCGGCGCGGTGACCGTGGACGACGTACTCGACCACATGCTGCCCGAGGACTGGCGGGAGACGGAGTTCGACGCGGAGGGGGCGGCGCACCATGACGCCTGA
- a CDS encoding DUF1003 domain-containing protein, which translates to MTPERESSNRERGGPAGATATTRTRARLDQPRPPRRRLLPEWDPEAFGRLSERIARFLGTGRFIVWMTVVIIAWVLWNIFAPGDLRFDNYPFIFLTLMLSLQASYAAPLILLAQNRQDDRDRVNLEQDRKQNERSIADTEYLTREIAALRIGLGEVATRDWIRSELQDLMKELEARQHDGHVVFPAERPHGRDVDDH; encoded by the coding sequence ATGACGCCTGAGCGCGAGAGCTCGAACCGCGAGCGCGGAGGGCCGGCCGGGGCCACGGCGACGACCCGCACCCGCGCCCGCCTCGACCAGCCGCGCCCGCCGCGGCGCAGGCTGCTGCCCGAATGGGACCCGGAGGCCTTCGGACGCCTGTCGGAGCGGATCGCCCGCTTCCTCGGCACCGGCCGGTTCATCGTCTGGATGACGGTCGTCATCATCGCGTGGGTGCTGTGGAACATCTTCGCGCCCGGCGACCTGCGCTTCGACAACTACCCGTTCATCTTCCTCACCCTGATGCTGTCCCTCCAGGCCTCCTACGCCGCCCCGCTGATCCTGCTCGCGCAGAACCGGCAGGACGACCGGGACCGGGTCAACCTGGAGCAGGACCGCAAGCAGAACGAGCGGTCGATCGCGGACACGGAGTACCTGACCCGCGAGATCGCCGCGCTCAGGATCGGCCTCGGTGAGGTGGCGACCCGGGACTGGATCCGCTCCGAGCTCCAGGACCTGATGAAGGAGCTGGAGGCGAGGCAGCACGACGGGCATGTCGTATTCCCGGCAGAACGGCCGCACGGGCGTGACGTAGACGACCATTGA
- a CDS encoding Mrp/NBP35 family ATP-binding protein: MASEDAVREALATVNDPEINRPITELGMVKSVEIGADGAVAVTVYLTVSGCPMRETITQRVTDAVAAVEGVTRVDVTLDVMSDEQRKELATALRGGQTEREVPFAKPGSLTRVYAVASGKGGVGKSSVTVNLAAAMAADGLKVGVVDADIYGHSVPRMLGADGSPTQVENMIMPPSANGVKVISIGMFTPGNTPVVWRGPMLHRALQQFLADVYWGDLDVLLLDLPPGTGDIAISVAQLVPNAEILVVTTPQQAAAEVAERAGSIAVQTHQKIVGVVENMSGLPCPHCGEMVDVFGTGGGQTVADGLTRTIGATVPVLGSIPIDVRLREGGDEGKPVVLSDPDSPAGAALRGIAGKLGGRQRGLSGLSLGITPRNKF; the protein is encoded by the coding sequence ATGGCTAGCGAAGACGCGGTGCGCGAGGCACTGGCGACGGTGAACGACCCCGAGATCAACCGGCCCATCACGGAACTCGGGATGGTCAAGTCGGTCGAGATCGGGGCGGACGGGGCGGTCGCGGTCACCGTGTACCTGACGGTCTCCGGCTGTCCGATGCGCGAGACGATCACGCAGCGCGTGACGGACGCGGTTGCGGCGGTCGAAGGCGTCACGCGCGTCGACGTCACGCTGGACGTGATGAGCGACGAGCAGCGCAAGGAGCTGGCGACGGCCCTGCGGGGCGGCCAGACGGAGCGCGAGGTCCCCTTCGCGAAGCCGGGGTCCCTGACCCGCGTCTACGCGGTCGCCTCCGGCAAGGGCGGCGTAGGCAAGTCCTCCGTCACCGTGAACCTGGCGGCGGCGATGGCGGCCGACGGTCTGAAGGTCGGGGTCGTCGACGCGGACATCTACGGCCACTCGGTGCCGCGGATGCTGGGCGCGGACGGCAGCCCGACCCAGGTCGAGAACATGATCATGCCGCCGTCGGCGAACGGCGTGAAGGTCATCTCGATCGGCATGTTCACTCCGGGCAACACGCCGGTGGTGTGGCGGGGGCCCATGCTCCACCGTGCCCTCCAGCAGTTCCTGGCGGACGTGTACTGGGGCGACCTGGACGTGCTCCTGCTGGACCTGCCCCCGGGCACGGGCGACATCGCGATCTCGGTGGCCCAGCTGGTCCCGAACGCGGAGATCCTGGTGGTGACGACCCCGCAGCAGGCGGCGGCGGAGGTCGCGGAACGGGCCGGCTCCATCGCGGTCCAGACCCACCAGAAGATCGTCGGCGTGGTCGAGAACATGTCCGGCCTGCCCTGCCCGCACTGCGGCGAGATGGTGGACGTCTTCGGCACCGGCGGCGGCCAGACGGTCGCGGACGGCCTGACACGCACCATCGGGGCCACGGTCCCGGTCCTCGGCTCCATCCCCATCGACGTCCGCCTCCGCGAGGGCGGCGACGAGGGCAAGCCGGTCGTGCTCTCGGACCCGGACTCCCCGGCGGGGGCCGCGCTGCGGGGGATCGCGGGGAAGCTGGGGGGGCGGCAGCGGGGGCTTTCGGGGCTTTCGCTGGGGATCACGCCCAGGAACAAGTTCTGA
- a CDS encoding glycosyltransferase family A protein, with protein MPRVKVSVIVPVYNTGKYVDECAPSLLGQSLPADEYEVIYVDDGSTDDTLGRLQKIASAHPNVQVHTRPNSGWPGAPRNLGMRHARGEYIQFVDHDDMLGPEALERLYAHAKSNDADVVLGKMSSTMVRPRRLFRHTVGACTIENDELMQSMSPHKMFRRAFVEEHGLRFPEGPWILEDLAFVSAAYLKAERISILADYPCYYWMKRDDGGNNTQHRFNPRHGFWDNCRTIVRQIKDGTSASDDVDALQNRLLHRLYHVEVLSRTREPEILREDPVQQRERFEAARRLAVEEFPAAVREGLPVVSRLRAELLEAGDFDGAVALAERVREVKARSTVGELRWADGRLVADVTLELLRGDGEPLVLVERDGKRWLDPELLAGVPGTEGGWEVRDPFRLAYAELIVKDRDREDWWYPEGELEVRLEPAGEGRSRLVASGRLSLAPERLAGGRPLERGVHDVWAFVQLLGIDRMVRLTGDGTPGTPAAGPALTGGRLSLPYWTGSGQLALDVDQRQRRLGSDTAGAAAANTARGERSLPLPYVAATAGGAPARVKVTVSELTVEAELVPGDGGTTAVLRLPARLKLPAGRHPVTLPKTDTPVAHAVVRDGTLLRLEGPAHEAGTGRRLLDAVADNRQVRRVRRRLGR; from the coding sequence ATGCCGAGAGTCAAAGTCAGCGTCATCGTCCCCGTCTACAACACCGGGAAGTACGTCGACGAGTGCGCGCCGTCGCTGCTGGGGCAGAGTCTGCCCGCCGACGAGTACGAGGTCATCTACGTCGACGACGGGTCGACGGACGACACGCTGGGCCGGCTCCAGAAGATCGCGTCCGCACATCCCAACGTCCAGGTGCACACCCGGCCGAACTCCGGCTGGCCGGGCGCGCCCCGCAATCTCGGCATGCGGCACGCCAGGGGCGAGTACATCCAGTTCGTCGACCACGACGACATGCTCGGGCCCGAGGCCCTGGAGCGGCTGTACGCGCACGCCAAGAGCAATGACGCCGACGTGGTGCTCGGCAAGATGTCCAGCACCATGGTGCGGCCCCGGCGGCTCTTCCGGCACACCGTGGGCGCCTGCACGATCGAGAACGACGAGCTCATGCAGAGCATGTCCCCGCACAAGATGTTCCGGCGGGCCTTCGTCGAGGAGCACGGTCTCCGGTTCCCCGAGGGCCCCTGGATCCTGGAGGACCTGGCCTTCGTCAGCGCCGCCTACCTGAAGGCCGAGCGCATCTCGATCCTCGCCGACTACCCCTGCTACTACTGGATGAAGCGGGACGACGGCGGCAACAACACCCAGCACCGGTTCAACCCGCGCCACGGCTTCTGGGACAACTGCCGCACCATCGTGCGCCAGATCAAGGACGGCACGAGCGCGTCCGACGACGTCGACGCGCTCCAGAACCGCCTCCTCCACCGCCTCTACCACGTCGAGGTCCTGTCCCGGACCCGCGAGCCCGAGATCCTCCGCGAAGACCCCGTCCAGCAGCGGGAGCGGTTCGAGGCGGCTCGGCGGCTGGCCGTCGAGGAGTTCCCCGCGGCCGTACGGGAGGGGCTGCCCGTCGTGTCGCGGCTGCGGGCCGAGCTGCTGGAGGCCGGGGACTTCGACGGGGCCGTGGCCCTCGCGGAGCGGGTTCGTGAGGTCAAGGCCCGCAGTACCGTCGGGGAGTTGCGGTGGGCGGACGGGCGGCTCGTCGCCGACGTCACGCTGGAGCTGCTGCGGGGGGACGGTGAGCCGCTGGTGCTCGTCGAGCGGGACGGGAAGCGGTGGCTGGACCCGGAGCTGCTGGCCGGGGTGCCGGGGACCGAGGGCGGCTGGGAGGTCCGCGATCCGTTCCGGCTGGCGTACGCCGAACTGATCGTCAAGGACCGGGACCGCGAGGACTGGTGGTACCCGGAGGGTGAGCTGGAGGTGCGGCTCGAGCCCGCCGGCGAGGGGCGGTCGCGGCTCGTCGCGTCCGGGCGGCTGAGCCTGGCCCCCGAACGGCTCGCGGGCGGGCGGCCGTTGGAGCGCGGCGTGCACGACGTGTGGGCCTTCGTCCAGCTGCTGGGCATCGACCGGATGGTCCGCCTGACCGGCGACGGCACCCCGGGCACCCCGGCCGCGGGCCCGGCGCTGACCGGCGGGCGGCTCTCGCTGCCGTACTGGACGGGCAGCGGTCAGCTCGCCCTCGACGTGGACCAGCGTCAGCGCAGGCTCGGTTCCGACACCGCCGGTGCGGCTGCCGCGAACACCGCGCGCGGTGAGCGGTCGCTGCCGCTGCCGTACGTGGCGGCCACCGCGGGCGGGGCCCCGGCACGCGTCAAGGTCACCGTGTCCGAGCTGACGGTGGAGGCCGAGCTCGTTCCCGGCGACGGCGGCACGACGGCCGTCCTGCGGCTGCCCGCCCGTCTCAAGCTCCCCGCGGGCCGTCACCCGGTCACGCTCCCGAAGACCGACACCCCCGTCGCGCACGCCGTCGTCCGCGACGGCACCCTGCTGCGGCTGGAGGGCCCGGCCCACGAGGCCGGCACCGGGCGCCGGCTGCTCGACGCGGTCGCCGACAACCGCCAGGTCCGGCGGGTACGGCGGCGACTGGGCCGATAA
- a CDS encoding sec-independent translocase, with protein sequence MFNDIGPLELITLVVLAVLVFGPDKLPKVIQDVMRTIRKIREFSESAKQDIRSELGPEFKDFEFEDLNPKTFIRKQLDNDELGLKEIRNGFDLKKEMAEVTDAVHSTDTSSSASSSSSSGGRIDMSKKPEEDGKDDRPPFDADAT encoded by the coding sequence GTGTTCAATGACATAGGACCGCTCGAGCTGATCACGCTCGTTGTCCTCGCCGTGCTCGTCTTCGGTCCGGACAAGCTCCCGAAGGTCATCCAGGACGTCATGCGGACCATCCGGAAGATCCGCGAGTTCTCGGAGAGCGCCAAGCAGGACATCCGCTCGGAGCTGGGCCCGGAGTTCAAGGACTTCGAGTTCGAGGACCTCAACCCCAAGACCTTCATCCGCAAGCAGCTGGACAACGACGAGCTGGGGCTCAAGGAGATCCGCAACGGCTTCGACCTGAAGAAGGAGATGGCCGAGGTCACCGACGCCGTGCACAGCACGGACACCTCGTCGTCCGCCTCCTCGTCGTCCTCGTCCGGTGGCCGGATCGACATGTCCAAGAAGCCCGAGGAGGACGGCAAGGACGACCGCCCGCCCTTCGACGCGGACGCCACCTGA
- a CDS encoding S1C family serine protease, which yields MDEGKPTRSTWWSRPRSREGFGPGEPEVLGDTPGPGTAAVSSDGDFALQAPGDATGSASGGPASEGDFELAPPKGAAEDSIVRTPGSGTSERDTEGDYELAAPRGDAGAGQAPGLEETDGKVRQLPVEPAVDRPEPTPVSDSTGTPPYGVPGPWAPAPPVQHPATSSAETREPVPPEPQDTAILPPPEPHHTTGQSASGAPGTPVAGPPSPTAPGAYVAPPPAPSPASAGDTTSALPDAPTPWQNYDPWAPAPLQQTGAALRTKDQRSRRSRQALLAGALLLALVAGGAGGVVGAYLERHGVGDDVVELPQAGRESGERAPGTVAGIAARALPSVVTLHVSGAAESGTGTGFVLDDAGHILTNNHVVEPAGADGEISVTFHSGDTAKATLVGRDSGYDLAVVEVSGVHGLRPMALGNSDNVQVGDPVVAIGAPFDLEGTVTSGIISAKERPITAGGERGDGSDVSYVDALQTDAPINPGNSGGPLLDSRARVIGINSAIRSAGNGSGSDSAQAGSIGLGFAIPVNQAKRVAEELINTGTATHPVIGVTLDMDYTGDGARVGTKGNGGGPAVREGGPGDRAGLKAGDVITAVDGRRVHSGDELIVRTRAHRPGDRLRLTLERAGKEVTVTLTLGSSDGS from the coding sequence ATGGACGAGGGCAAGCCCACGAGGTCGACATGGTGGAGCCGACCTCGGTCGCGGGAGGGTTTTGGGCCGGGGGAGCCGGAGGTGCTCGGGGACACGCCGGGGCCTGGCACGGCGGCGGTCTCTTCCGACGGGGACTTCGCGTTGCAGGCACCTGGGGATGCCACCGGTTCGGCCTCGGGTGGGCCGGCCTCCGAGGGGGACTTCGAGCTCGCGCCCCCGAAGGGTGCGGCGGAGGACTCCATCGTCCGGACTCCAGGGAGCGGGACCTCCGAGCGGGACACGGAGGGCGACTATGAGCTCGCGGCTCCTCGGGGGGACGCCGGCGCGGGCCAGGCCCCCGGGCTCGAAGAGACGGACGGCAAGGTCCGACAGCTGCCCGTGGAGCCCGCCGTGGACCGACCCGAGCCCACGCCCGTGTCCGACTCCACCGGAACCCCGCCCTACGGAGTACCGGGCCCCTGGGCCCCGGCCCCGCCGGTCCAGCACCCGGCGACCTCCTCCGCAGAAACGCGCGAGCCGGTGCCGCCCGAGCCCCAGGACACGGCGATCCTCCCGCCTCCCGAGCCCCACCACACCACCGGGCAGTCGGCATCAGGGGCGCCGGGCACGCCTGTCGCCGGGCCCCCTTCCCCGACGGCCCCCGGTGCCTACGTAGCGCCCCCACCCGCCCCGTCTCCCGCCTCGGCCGGCGACACGACCAGCGCACTCCCCGATGCCCCCACCCCCTGGCAGAACTACGACCCCTGGGCCCCCGCCCCCCTCCAGCAGACCGGTGCCGCTCTCCGGACCAAGGACCAGCGAAGTCGGCGGAGCCGGCAGGCGCTGCTCGCGGGGGCCCTGCTGCTCGCGCTCGTGGCCGGCGGCGCCGGTGGGGTCGTAGGGGCGTATCTGGAGCGGCACGGAGTCGGGGACGACGTCGTGGAGTTGCCGCAGGCCGGGAGGGAGTCCGGTGAGCGCGCGCCCGGGACCGTCGCCGGGATCGCCGCGAGGGCTCTGCCCAGCGTCGTGACCCTGCATGTGAGCGGCGCGGCGGAGTCCGGCACCGGAACCGGCTTCGTGCTGGACGATGCCGGGCACATCCTGACCAACAACCACGTCGTGGAGCCCGCCGGAGCCGACGGCGAGATATCGGTGACCTTCCACAGCGGCGACACCGCCAAGGCCACCCTCGTGGGGCGGGACAGCGGCTACGACCTCGCCGTCGTCGAAGTGAGCGGGGTGCACGGCCTGCGGCCCATGGCCCTCGGCAACTCCGACAACGTCCAGGTCGGCGACCCCGTGGTCGCCATCGGCGCCCCCTTCGACCTGGAGGGCACCGTCACCTCCGGCATCATCAGCGCGAAGGAACGGCCCATCACCGCCGGCGGCGAGCGCGGGGACGGCAGCGACGTGTCGTACGTGGACGCCCTCCAGACCGACGCCCCCATCAACCCCGGCAACTCCGGCGGCCCGCTCCTCGACTCGCGCGCCCGCGTCATCGGCATCAACTCCGCCATCCGTTCCGCCGGCAACGGCTCCGGATCGGACAGCGCCCAGGCCGGCTCCATAGGTCTCGGTTTCGCCATCCCCGTCAACCAGGCCAAGCGGGTCGCCGAAGAGCTGATCAACACCGGCACGGCGACCCACCCGGTCATCGGCGTCACGCTCGACATGGACTACACCGGGGACGGCGCCCGCGTCGGGACCAAGGGCAACGGCGGCGGGCCCGCCGTGCGCGAGGGCGGCCCGGGCGACAGGGCCGGGCTGAAGGCCGGTGACGTGATCACCGCGGTCGACGGCCGCCGTGTCCACTCCGGCGACGAACTCATCGTCAGGACCCGCGCCCACCGCCCCGGCGACCGCCTCCGGCTCACTCTGGAGCGGGCCGGCAAGGAGGTCACGGTCACACTGACCCTCGGTTCCTCGGACGGCAGCTGA
- a CDS encoding anti-sigma factor family protein, translating to MSGSLPKPGEGSLADQHLGDRLAALVDGELGHATRERVLAHLATCPKCKAEADAQRRLKNVFAEAAPPPPSESFLARLQGLPGGDPEDGDSSPFGGGGFGGLSGRPGAGVFGVRRGERFEFDYVPAGPHAGVLPPSTGRGFRIHDVSRHEAERSASRGMRFAFVAAGAVSLAAIALGGVTTGVPGDTEARGAGSNVTPARTPSTGAAVPENQRRRGEGPLLAQEQGQRALGDTPVAPTEISAPLLPGIPAQVQQAALHTLTAPVVAGAAAMSPLIRPLSTTPPLSLTSLPTTPDLTASGLLAAPVPHTTSAPTPPATAR from the coding sequence GTGAGTGGATCACTGCCCAAACCCGGCGAGGGAAGCCTCGCGGACCAGCATCTGGGAGACCGACTCGCCGCCCTGGTGGACGGCGAGCTCGGTCATGCCACGCGCGAGCGTGTCCTCGCGCATCTCGCCACCTGCCCGAAGTGCAAGGCGGAGGCGGACGCCCAGCGCCGCCTGAAGAACGTCTTCGCGGAGGCCGCCCCGCCGCCGCCCTCCGAGAGCTTCCTGGCCCGCCTCCAGGGGCTGCCCGGAGGTGATCCGGAGGACGGCGACAGCTCGCCGTTCGGCGGGGGAGGGTTCGGAGGACTGTCGGGACGACCCGGCGCAGGGGTCTTCGGCGTGAGACGTGGCGAACGCTTCGAGTTCGACTACGTCCCCGCGGGCCCGCACGCCGGAGTGCTGCCGCCGTCCACCGGCCGGGGCTTCCGCATCCATGACGTCAGCCGCCACGAGGCAGAGCGCTCCGCCTCGCGCGGTATGCGGTTCGCGTTCGTCGCCGCCGGGGCGGTGTCGCTGGCCGCGATCGCGCTGGGCGGCGTCACCACGGGCGTGCCCGGCGACACCGAGGCCCGCGGAGCGGGCAGCAATGTCACCCCGGCGCGCACTCCCAGCACGGGAGCGGCGGTGCCGGAGAACCAGCGCCGTCGTGGCGAGGGTCCGCTGCTCGCGCAGGAACAGGGACAGCGGGCGCTCGGCGACACCCCGGTCGCCCCGACCGAGATCTCCGCTCCGCTGCTGCCCGGTATACCGGCCCAGGTCCAGCAGGCGGCGCTGCACACCCTCACGGCCCCCGTGGTCGCGGGTGCCGCCGCCATGTCTCCTCTCATACGACCGCTCAGTACCACCCCGCCGCTCAGCCTGACGTCCCTGCCCACCACGCCGGACCTCACCGCCTCCGGCCTCCTCGCCGCGCCCGTCCCCCACACCACGTCAGCGCCGACGCCCCCCGCCACCGCCCGCTGA
- the sigE gene encoding RNA polymerase sigma factor SigE, translated as MLRRFLGSAGRPRSVNDTADHSHAGDYAQTATFATDADGQAWTPPTWEEIVSTHSGRVYRLAYRLTGNQHDAEDLTQEVFVRVFRSLSTYTPGTFEGWLHRITTNLFLDMVRRKQRIRFDALGEDAAERLPSREPSPQQVFNDAHFDADVQQALDTLAPEFRAAVVLCDIEGLSYEEIAATLGVKLGTVRSRIHRGRSQLRKALAHRSPEARAERRSFMSRVPALGGGGATA; from the coding sequence GTGCTGCGGCGCTTCCTGGGATCGGCGGGCAGGCCGAGATCCGTGAACGACACCGCTGACCACAGCCACGCCGGCGACTACGCCCAGACCGCGACCTTCGCCACCGACGCGGACGGGCAGGCGTGGACTCCGCCCACCTGGGAGGAGATCGTCAGCACGCACAGCGGCCGCGTCTACCGCCTCGCGTACCGCCTCACCGGCAACCAGCACGACGCCGAGGACCTCACGCAGGAGGTCTTCGTCCGCGTCTTCCGCTCGCTGTCCACCTACACACCGGGCACCTTCGAGGGCTGGCTGCACCGCATCACCACCAACCTCTTCCTGGACATGGTCCGCCGCAAGCAGCGCATCCGCTTCGACGCCCTCGGCGAGGACGCGGCCGAGCGACTGCCCAGCCGCGAACCCTCGCCCCAGCAGGTCTTCAACGACGCCCACTTCGACGCGGACGTCCAGCAGGCCCTCGACACCCTCGCGCCGGAGTTCCGCGCCGCGGTCGTCCTGTGCGACATCGAAGGGCTGTCGTACGAGGAGATCGCCGCGACCCTGGGCGTCAAGCTCGGGACCGTCCGCTCCCGGATCCACCGCGGCCGTTCCCAGCTGCGCAAGGCCCTCGCGCACCGCTCCCCGGAGGCCCGCGCCGAGCGCCGCTCCTTCATGTCCCGGGTCCCCGCGCTGGGGGGAGGGGGCGCGACCGCGTGA
- a CDS encoding O-methyltransferase, producing the protein MTGNRQTSWAFADAYVAEDEVLLWARDRAREAGLRSVSPGTGAALRLLAASVDAKAVAEIGTGTGVSGIHLLHGMRPDGVLTTVDPEPEHQQFARQAFRACGFASNRARFIPGRALDVLPRLADAGYDLVFCDGDRQEVMDYLAESLRLLRPGGLVVFEGVFANGRTVDSGPQPTEVVRLRELLRAVRESQELVPSLLPVGDGLLCAVKR; encoded by the coding sequence ATTACCGGCAACCGGCAGACGAGCTGGGCGTTCGCCGACGCCTACGTCGCCGAGGACGAAGTGCTGCTCTGGGCCCGCGACCGGGCCCGTGAGGCGGGGCTGCGCTCGGTGTCGCCCGGCACGGGCGCGGCGCTGCGGTTGCTGGCGGCCTCCGTGGACGCCAAGGCGGTCGCCGAGATCGGCACCGGCACCGGTGTCTCCGGCATCCATCTGCTGCACGGCATGCGCCCCGACGGGGTGCTGACCACGGTCGACCCCGAGCCCGAGCACCAGCAGTTCGCCCGCCAGGCCTTCCGCGCCTGCGGTTTCGCCAGCAACCGGGCCCGCTTCATCCCGGGCCGCGCGCTGGACGTCCTGCCCCGCCTCGCCGACGCCGGTTACGACCTCGTGTTCTGCGACGGCGACCGGCAGGAGGTCATGGACTACCTCGCTGAATCGTTGCGCCTGCTGCGTCCGGGTGGCCTCGTGGTCTTCGAGGGCGTCTTCGCCAACGGCCGCACGGTGGACTCGGGACCGCAGCCCACGGAAGTCGTACGCCTGAGGGAGCTGTTGCGGGCCGTGCGCGAGAGCCAGGAGCTGGTGCCGTCCCTCCTGCCGGTCGGCGACGGCCTGCTGTGCGCGGTCAAGCGGTAG
- a CDS encoding DUF3117 domain-containing protein, protein MAAMKPRTGDGPLEVTKEGRGIVMRVPLEGGGRLVVELTPDEADALGDALKKVVG, encoded by the coding sequence ATGGCGGCCATGAAGCCGCGGACGGGCGATGGCCCGCTCGAGGTGACCAAGGAGGGGCGGGGCATTGTCATGCGCGTTCCGCTCGAAGGCGGCGGTCGGCTCGTCGTCGAGCTGACCCCTGACGAGGCCGACGCGCTCGGTGACGCCCTCAAGAAGGTCGTCGGCTGA
- a CDS encoding enoyl-CoA hydratase/isomerase family protein, translating to MTDTVLYEVSDGLATITLNRPEAMNALNIATKVALREAVESAAQDDAVRAVLLTAAGERAFCVGQDLKEHIGLLAEGSTKVMSTVKEHYNPVVRALTEMPKPVVAGVNGVAAGAGFGIALAADYRVAADTAAFNTSFAGVALTADSGISWTLPRVVGPGRAADLLLFPRTMSARDAHDLGIVNRLVPSTDLPAEAEKVARALASGPTVAYGAIKESLAYASTHTLSETLDKEDELQTRAGASEDHAIAVRAFVNKQAPEYLGR from the coding sequence ATGACCGACACCGTGCTCTACGAGGTGAGCGACGGACTCGCGACGATCACGCTGAACCGCCCCGAGGCGATGAACGCGCTGAACATCGCCACGAAGGTCGCGCTGCGGGAGGCGGTCGAGTCGGCGGCACAGGACGACGCCGTACGAGCCGTGCTGCTGACGGCCGCCGGGGAGCGGGCGTTCTGCGTGGGCCAGGACCTCAAGGAACACATCGGGCTGCTGGCCGAGGGCTCGACGAAGGTCATGAGCACGGTCAAGGAGCACTACAACCCGGTCGTGCGGGCCCTGACGGAGATGCCCAAGCCGGTGGTGGCGGGGGTGAACGGGGTCGCGGCGGGCGCCGGCTTCGGGATCGCGCTCGCGGCCGACTACCGGGTGGCGGCGGACACCGCCGCGTTCAACACGTCGTTCGCGGGGGTGGCGCTGACCGCGGACTCCGGCATCTCGTGGACCCTGCCGCGGGTGGTGGGGCCGGGTCGCGCCGCCGACCTGCTGCTCTTCCCCCGGACCATGTCGGCCCGGGACGCGCACGACCTCGGGATCGTGAACCGTCTGGTGCCCTCCACCGACCTGCCCGCGGAGGCGGAGAAGGTGGCGCGGGCGCTGGCCTCGGGGCCGACGGTGGCGTACGGGGCGATCAAGGAGTCCCTGGCGTACGCGTCGACGCACACCCTGTCGGAGACGCTGGACAAGGAGGACGAGCTGCAGACCCGGGCCGGGGCCTCCGAGGACCACGCGATCGCCGTACGGGCGTTCGTGAACAAGCAGGCGCCCGAGTACCTGGGCCGCTAG